Proteins encoded together in one Leptotrichia trevisanii DSM 22070 window:
- a CDS encoding ParA family protein: MKKIAIVNNKGGCGKTTTVFNLAHYFAKQGLKTLAIDTDPQLNLSTNFGVNVNELNSSLGDYLLDKVKKFKPEILNENLHLISAGSEAERDMEELKNQGPYYYQLLDRFLENLSENYDVIIFDTAPAFNAYTTSAIYTSSVYPVILPGINELLGLNATINFTQGLGKDISGIILIRKEKTALSDQIQEQLQEEYKDYLLKNIIRKNVALSECIVTHQSIFDYSKNANGAKDYSNLAEEIMKKEGIR; the protein is encoded by the coding sequence ATGAAAAAAATAGCAATTGTAAATAATAAAGGCGGTTGTGGTAAAACAACGACTGTTTTCAATTTGGCACACTATTTTGCAAAACAAGGGTTAAAGACTTTGGCAATAGATACAGATCCGCAGCTTAATCTTTCTACAAATTTTGGAGTAAATGTTAATGAATTAAATTCTTCGTTGGGAGATTATTTACTTGACAAAGTAAAAAAATTTAAACCTGAAATATTAAATGAGAATTTACATTTAATAAGTGCAGGCTCTGAAGCAGAAAGAGATATGGAAGAATTAAAAAATCAAGGGCCATATTATTACCAACTGTTGGATAGGTTTTTAGAAAATTTATCAGAAAATTATGATGTTATAATATTTGATACAGCTCCAGCATTTAATGCTTATACAACTTCCGCAATTTATACTTCAAGCGTTTATCCTGTAATATTACCTGGAATAAATGAACTTTTAGGACTTAATGCTACGATTAATTTTACACAAGGATTAGGAAAGGACATATCAGGAATTATATTAATTAGAAAAGAAAAAACAGCATTGTCAGATCAGATACAGGAACAGTTGCAAGAAGAATACAAAGATTATTTGTTAAAAAATATAATAAGAAAAAATGTAGCTCTTTCTGAGTGCATTGTTACACATCAATCAATATTTGATTATTCAAAAAATGCAAATGGAGCAAAAGACTATAGTAACTTAGCAGAAGAAATAATGAAAAAAGAGGGTATAAGATGA